The following proteins are co-located in the Acidimicrobiia bacterium genome:
- a CDS encoding Fur family transcriptional regulator — MPTASVERQIESRLRDRDVRYTRGRRALIGALSSADGPKSASELFVELGMPLSSVYRSLNVLEEAGVVIPHHGARGLTRYEMAEWLAGHHHHLVCVNCGSVEDIQIPQGHETRLTSIIRDVATAASFTPTDHSLEIEGRCSRCA; from the coding sequence GTGCCAACGGCGAGCGTCGAGCGACAGATCGAGTCGAGATTGCGAGACCGGGACGTGCGGTACACCCGTGGTCGTAGGGCCCTCATCGGCGCGCTGAGCAGCGCCGATGGACCCAAGTCGGCCTCCGAGCTGTTCGTCGAGCTCGGCATGCCGCTCTCTTCGGTCTACCGATCGCTCAACGTGCTCGAGGAGGCCGGCGTGGTCATTCCGCATCATGGAGCGCGCGGACTGACGCGTTACGAGATGGCCGAGTGGCTGGCGGGCCACCATCACCACCTCGTCTGCGTGAACTGCGGGTCGGTCGAGGACATCCAGATTCCCCAAGGACACGAGACACGACTCACCAGCATCATCCGAGACGTCGCCACCGCAGCCTCGTTCACTCCGACGGATCACTCGCTGGAGATCGAAGGGCGGTGCTCCCGATGCGCGTGA